From the Petrotoga mexicana DSM 14811 genome, one window contains:
- a CDS encoding arginine deiminase encodes MNLSVYSEIGKLEKILLHRPGKELENLSPHYLSDLLFDDIPFLYKAQEEHDYFANVLRDNGVEVLYLTELLTETLNDLDLKEKFVEEFLQFSEIYNSFIYALLKDYLFSLDTKEMVNTIISGIRSDELEINRNIFSLRVRRADIELPFFLPPMPNLYFQRDPVAILGKGACVNRMKTSARRREVMLMEYVIKYNKKFEGTPLYYEKDYPYPIEGGDILVLSEKVLAVGISQRTSPEAVEILAKKFLKENKDTFEKIIAFIIPDNRAYMHLDTIFTMVDYDKFLVHANLREDIDTFIITKSKEGFDFYEEEESLENILKKHLNLDHVEIIKCGNADIIASHREQWNDGSNSLAIEPGKVITYDRNYITNRELEKSGIEVLTIPSSELSRGRGGPRCASMPLIRRRFP; translated from the coding sequence ATGAATTTATCGGTGTATTCAGAAATCGGAAAATTAGAAAAAATCCTTCTACACAGACCGGGAAAAGAGTTAGAAAATTTATCTCCTCATTATCTTTCTGATCTGTTATTTGACGACATTCCTTTTTTGTATAAAGCTCAAGAAGAACATGATTACTTTGCAAATGTTTTGAGAGACAACGGTGTAGAAGTTTTATATCTTACTGAATTGTTGACAGAAACGCTTAATGATTTGGATTTAAAAGAAAAATTTGTTGAAGAGTTTTTACAATTCTCAGAAATATACAATAGCTTCATTTATGCTCTTTTAAAAGATTATTTGTTTTCCCTAGATACCAAAGAAATGGTAAATACTATAATATCAGGTATACGTTCTGATGAACTAGAAATAAACAGGAACATCTTCTCCTTGAGGGTTAGAAGAGCGGATATAGAATTACCTTTTTTCCTTCCTCCCATGCCAAACCTATATTTTCAAAGGGATCCTGTGGCGATTTTGGGAAAAGGTGCCTGTGTGAACAGAATGAAAACCTCAGCAAGAAGAAGAGAAGTCATGCTTATGGAATATGTCATAAAATACAACAAAAAATTTGAGGGCACCCCATTGTATTACGAGAAAGATTACCCTTATCCAATAGAGGGCGGAGATATCTTAGTGTTAAGCGAAAAAGTTTTAGCAGTCGGCATTTCTCAAAGAACTTCACCAGAAGCTGTCGAAATCCTCGCTAAGAAGTTTCTCAAAGAAAATAAAGATACCTTTGAGAAGATAATTGCATTTATAATACCTGATAATAGGGCCTATATGCATTTAGATACCATATTCACAATGGTTGACTACGATAAATTTCTAGTGCATGCAAATTTAAGAGAAGATATAGATACTTTTATTATTACAAAGTCTAAAGAGGGATTCGATTTTTACGAGGAAGAAGAAAGTTTAGAAAACATATTAAAAAAACATCTTAATTTAGATCATGTTGAAATTATTAAATGTGGAAATGCTGATATAATTGCATCACACAGGGAGCAATGGAATGATGGCTCCAACAGTTTGGCAATAGAACCCGGAAAGGTTATTACCTACGACCGAAATTACATCACCAACAGAGAATTAGAAAAATCGGGGATAGAAGTTTTAACCATACCGTCCAGTGAATTATCTAGAGGAAGGGGAGGCCCTAGGTGCGCTAGTATGCCACTTATAAGGAGGAGATTCCCTTGA
- a CDS encoding carbohydrate kinase family protein, whose product MSVSIIGGINIDFKGSSYQKLSLKTSNPGRIFYSSGGVSRNVAHNLCKLEVPVNLFGVVGNDVFGEIILAELNTLKINTNFIKISDNYRTGVYLAILDQKKDMLVSISDMEIIKEINVNYIEKHKDTLLHSKIVFLEANLEPQVIEYTLKILENTDVCTVFNAVSNQKVKKLKNIIGKIDYLTLNFSELKSLIEQENLNFSDYKSIQKIFSEEFPNIFNLIITNGEEGVLFFNNQLKKTEFFSVEKVKDSEIIDANGAGDAFTSGFIYGIYNDADIEKSIEYGIKAARITLKSPKTVADELSCKIFGVRSGARDRRSLP is encoded by the coding sequence ATGTCTGTATCAATAATTGGAGGAATAAATATAGATTTTAAAGGATCCTCTTACCAAAAATTATCTCTAAAGACTTCAAACCCTGGACGTATTTTTTATTCCTCTGGTGGTGTATCTAGGAACGTTGCACACAATTTATGCAAATTAGAAGTGCCTGTTAATTTGTTTGGCGTAGTTGGGAACGATGTATTTGGTGAAATAATTTTAGCTGAACTAAATACCCTAAAGATAAATACTAATTTTATCAAGATTTCTGATAATTACCGTACTGGAGTTTACCTTGCAATTTTAGACCAAAAAAAAGATATGTTGGTTTCCATTTCAGACATGGAAATTATTAAAGAGATAAATGTAAATTATATAGAAAAACATAAAGATACGTTACTCCATTCAAAAATAGTCTTTCTTGAAGCAAATTTAGAACCCCAGGTAATAGAATATACACTTAAAATACTTGAAAATACCGATGTTTGCACAGTTTTTAACGCAGTATCAAATCAAAAGGTAAAAAAATTAAAAAATATAATTGGAAAAATAGATTATCTAACTCTCAACTTTTCAGAATTGAAATCCTTAATTGAGCAAGAAAACTTGAATTTTTCAGATTATAAAAGTATCCAGAAGATTTTTTCTGAAGAATTCCCCAATATTTTTAATTTAATCATAACAAACGGAGAAGAGGGGGTTCTTTTTTTCAACAATCAACTTAAAAAAACAGAGTTCTTTTCTGTAGAGAAAGTTAAAGATTCCGAAATAATCGATGCTAATGGTGCCGGAGATGCTTTCACCTCAGGATTTATCTACGGTATTTACAACGATGCTGATATAGAAAAAAGCATTGAATACGGAATAAAAGCCGCTCGAATTACCCTAAAAAGTCCAAAAACAGTAGCAGATGAGTTATCTTGCAAAATTTTTGGGGTGAGGAGCGGAGCTAGGGACCGCAGGTCCCTTCCTTAG
- a CDS encoding Na(+)/H(+) antiporter subunit B, producing the protein MKKFISALLTFALAFFIFSLLYDSESFFPKYGETDLNNTVSQKYIEKNVDETRPSPETGSANIVTSVVVNYRGFDTLGELTVLFISAMGVALLLNVGKERIIFRVKPNFILKAGVRIITGIILIVGIYIFIHGHLTPGGGFPGGAMIASSVLLMYISDDKFKEKMKAFNVLEGTSGVLVIVLGLIGLFAFNSFLYNFLPSGEIGQLFSAGLTPILYVLIGLKVGSELSNIIGNFLTQGGEK; encoded by the coding sequence ATGAAGAAGTTTATCTCAGCTTTATTAACGTTTGCTTTAGCCTTTTTTATTTTTTCATTACTGTACGATTCAGAAAGTTTCTTTCCAAAGTACGGTGAGACAGATTTAAATAATACCGTTTCACAAAAATATATAGAAAAGAACGTAGATGAAACCAGACCTTCACCGGAAACAGGATCGGCTAATATTGTTACTTCTGTAGTTGTTAATTATAGAGGATTTGACACCTTAGGAGAATTAACCGTCCTTTTCATTTCGGCAATGGGGGTAGCCTTGCTTTTAAATGTAGGAAAAGAAAGGATTATCTTTCGAGTAAAACCAAATTTCATTCTCAAAGCTGGTGTTCGAATTATAACAGGCATTATATTGATCGTTGGAATATATATATTCATTCATGGTCATTTAACTCCGGGTGGAGGATTTCCGGGTGGTGCAATGATAGCCTCATCGGTTTTATTGATGTACATAAGCGATGATAAATTTAAAGAGAAGATGAAAGCCTTCAACGTACTTGAAGGCACCTCGGGAGTTTTGGTTATAGTCTTAGGGTTAATAGGGCTTTTTGCTTTTAATTCATTTTTATACAACTTTTTGCCTTCGGGCGAGATTGGTCAACTTTTCAGCGCAGGATTAACACCTATACTATACGTTTTGATAGGTTTAAAAGTTGGTTCTGAATTGTCAAATATCATTGGCAACTTTTTAACACAGGGGGGAGAAAAATGA
- a CDS encoding pseudouridine-5'-phosphate glycosidase encodes MNTTPYLEIKEEIYQAMKENKAIVALESTIISHGMPYPQNVEVAKNVEEIIRERGAVPATIAIIDGTMKVGLSEEEIEFMAISKNILKASRMDLPIILAKGFNAATTVAATMIIAELAGIKVFVTGGIGGVHRNAQETFDISADLQELAKTNVAVISAGPKAILDLQLTKEYLETFGVPVIGYQTDELPCFFSRESGINVPYRVETPKEIAHIMKAKWDLGLQGGIFIANPIPKDYSMDFKEINKTIDNAIEEAKKQKIKGKELTPFLLSKINELTKGESLKANIELVYNNAKLGAEIAKEFIILS; translated from the coding sequence ATGAATACAACCCCATATTTAGAAATAAAAGAAGAAATCTACCAAGCTATGAAAGAAAATAAAGCTATAGTTGCCTTGGAATCAACTATCATTTCACATGGAATGCCTTACCCACAAAATGTTGAAGTGGCAAAAAATGTTGAAGAAATAATAAGAGAAAGGGGAGCAGTTCCAGCAACTATCGCAATAATAGATGGTACAATGAAAGTAGGATTATCAGAAGAAGAGATAGAGTTTATGGCTATTTCTAAAAACATATTGAAAGCAAGTAGAATGGATCTCCCTATTATCCTTGCAAAAGGTTTTAACGCCGCTACAACGGTTGCAGCAACCATGATAATAGCTGAACTTGCTGGAATAAAGGTTTTTGTAACAGGAGGAATAGGCGGTGTACATAGAAACGCTCAAGAAACGTTTGATATTTCTGCAGATCTCCAAGAGCTTGCAAAAACAAACGTTGCGGTGATATCTGCTGGACCTAAAGCTATATTAGATCTTCAATTAACCAAAGAATATCTCGAAACTTTCGGTGTTCCAGTGATCGGCTATCAAACGGACGAACTTCCATGCTTTTTTTCGAGGGAAAGTGGGATAAATGTACCTTATAGAGTAGAAACCCCAAAAGAAATTGCACATATAATGAAGGCAAAGTGGGACTTGGGTTTACAAGGAGGTATCTTTATTGCAAATCCTATTCCAAAAGATTACTCAATGGATTTTAAAGAAATAAATAAAACAATAGACAACGCAATAGAAGAGGCTAAAAAACAAAAAATAAAGGGTAAAGAATTAACTCCCTTTCTACTTTCAAAAATAAACGAATTAACAAAAGGGGAAAGTTTAAAAGCAAATATCGAATTAGTCTACAACAACGCCAAGCTTGGTGCAGAAATAGCTAAGGAGTTTATCATCTTATCTTAG
- a CDS encoding LCP family protein — protein sequence MKIHILRILSFIFLIFLILSFIIPLGKNIQLDRSPIEFPYYFLVLGRDENIESSTRTDVIILGGIDKGKIIFLPIPRDLLISIDQTERRINSVYQIYGIDRLKEEVEKLSGVQISDYIIFDYSIFKSIGDLFAPIDIYIESDMSYSDYHQNLHIDFKKGYNKLNGEELLYYVRYRDTSGDLGRIERQKNAVLALLNEVKSAGINKLLEAVNIGLSDTINSFEIKDLLFLYNQVKNAQMEFISFPYLIKDSYVVVDESKISQIQYKLKTFETYSDQSNDKSKILITKNFSSKLYNFYTYVFDVWKKPGYQIKVLDETFDGLSDQYSYVFFRNVEEETKEKIKVDLKETFGTNFIEIEDKYKYFQLIDFISENLIDPTGYDAVVVLNERW from the coding sequence TTGAAAATACATATTTTAAGAATTTTATCTTTTATCTTTCTGATTTTTTTGATACTCAGTTTTATAATACCTTTAGGTAAGAATATTCAATTAGATCGATCCCCCATAGAATTTCCTTACTATTTTTTGGTTCTAGGAAGAGATGAAAATATTGAAAGTTCAACCAGAACAGATGTGATAATCTTAGGGGGAATCGATAAAGGGAAGATCATTTTTCTACCCATACCAAGAGATCTTTTGATTAGCATCGACCAAACTGAAAGAAGAATTAACTCTGTTTATCAAATTTACGGTATAGACAGGCTCAAAGAAGAGGTCGAAAAATTAAGCGGTGTTCAGATTTCAGATTACATAATTTTTGATTATTCTATATTTAAAAGTATTGGTGACTTATTTGCTCCAATAGATATATACATAGAATCTGATATGAGTTATTCAGATTACCATCAAAATTTACATATAGATTTTAAAAAAGGGTATAATAAGTTAAATGGTGAAGAATTGTTGTATTATGTAAGATATCGAGATACATCCGGTGATTTAGGAAGAATAGAACGTCAAAAAAATGCTGTATTGGCTTTATTGAACGAAGTCAAATCGGCTGGCATAAATAAACTCCTTGAAGCAGTAAATATAGGTTTATCTGACACCATTAATTCTTTTGAAATTAAAGATCTACTTTTCCTGTATAACCAAGTGAAAAATGCCCAGATGGAATTTATCTCATTTCCCTATCTAATCAAAGATAGTTATGTAGTTGTTGATGAAAGTAAAATATCCCAAATTCAATACAAGTTGAAAACCTTTGAAACATATTCTGATCAAAGCAACGATAAATCAAAAATACTCATCACTAAAAATTTTTCCAGCAAGTTGTATAATTTTTATACCTATGTTTTTGACGTATGGAAAAAACCGGGATATCAGATTAAGGTTTTGGATGAAACCTTTGATGGTTTAAGTGACCAGTATTCATATGTTTTTTTTAGGAACGTTGAAGAAGAAACTAAGGAAAAGATAAAGGTAGATTTGAAAGAAACATTCGGAACAAATTTCATCGAAATAGAAGATAAGTACAAATATTTTCAGTTGATAGATTTTATTTCAGAAAACTTGATTGATCCAACGGGTTACGACGCAGTGGTGGTTCTTAATGAAAGGTGGTAA
- a CDS encoding pyridoxamine kinase has translation MYLKEKPIKRVAAIHDLSGFGKASLTVVIPILSSMKIQVCPIPTAILSTHTGGFKDYTFIDLTDNMKDIMAHWKKLDLSFDAIYSGFLGSEKQIDIVMEFIQYFSQKNETLVVVDPVMGDDGKLYATITEGMVKEMKKLISKSHVITPNFTEACFLLDEKYDQNISEEMLKSWLKRLSDMGPEVVIITSVPDESKSKIGVLAYERANNRFWKITNNYIRALYPGTGDSFASVIVGSLLNGDSVPMAIDRATQFVSTCLKASYGYKYPQREGILLEKALDTLNAPTLLQSYEIF, from the coding sequence ATGTATTTGAAAGAGAAACCCATCAAAAGAGTTGCGGCAATTCATGACCTTTCTGGGTTTGGAAAAGCTTCTTTAACCGTTGTAATTCCTATATTGTCTTCTATGAAGATTCAAGTCTGTCCAATTCCCACCGCAATACTATCAACGCATACCGGAGGATTTAAGGATTATACTTTTATCGATCTAACAGACAATATGAAAGACATCATGGCACATTGGAAAAAATTAGACCTAAGTTTTGATGCAATTTATAGTGGTTTTTTAGGTTCAGAAAAACAAATTGATATTGTAATGGAATTTATACAATATTTTTCACAGAAAAATGAAACACTTGTAGTCGTTGATCCAGTAATGGGGGATGATGGGAAACTTTATGCTACCATTACAGAAGGCATGGTCAAAGAGATGAAAAAATTAATTTCCAAATCTCATGTGATAACCCCAAATTTTACAGAAGCCTGTTTTCTTTTGGATGAGAAGTACGATCAAAATATTAGTGAAGAAATGTTGAAAAGCTGGTTAAAACGTTTGTCAGACATGGGCCCAGAAGTCGTTATTATAACAAGTGTTCCTGATGAATCTAAATCGAAAATAGGGGTATTAGCTTATGAAAGGGCAAATAATAGATTTTGGAAAATCACCAATAACTACATAAGAGCTTTATATCCTGGTACAGGGGACTCGTTTGCAAGTGTTATCGTTGGTAGTCTTTTAAACGGAGACAGTGTACCGATGGCAATAGACAGGGCTACTCAATTCGTGTCTACGTGTTTAAAAGCTAGTTATGGTTATAAATATCCTCAAAGGGAAGGCATACTTTTAGAAAAAGCGCTTGACACTTTGAACGCCCCGACACTTTTACAAAGCTATGAGATTTTTTAA
- a CDS encoding complex I subunit 5 family protein — MINPVLLIVIPLLLAFVGVMFKSFSKSLLFFGLVLNTIFAFFAQKGSYELGGWQPPFGINLLVDNYSLFGIVLINVLFLVSSLIGMKKIGKYSLPLLIALAGLNGMVLTNDLFNFYVFFEIATISAYIISTLHGKYHQTFNYLVLGSVGSSLYLLGIIIVYAVVGSLNMSDLSVHFSGLSQNIQLIVSILIFSGLAVEAKLIPFNSWVRGIYSNVNTLTAPLFSAVYASTIFLVFGRFFSNLITVSGPLFNIFIAITFITFIFAEASATATKNMREILTFSSIGQAGLITGLFLIGGGYAAVLQLINNAFAKLVMFSTAANVYENNSSDSIDKAAGIFRKYPLVGFGFTVSALSLIGLPLFYGFYAKFNIINTAFNTNWIIPLVILLGSLLEGVYYIRMLVKLWVPGEEHEEATEKLTTKFSMNKLFVISVVAVVVGFLFIMGGIYPELFGDFVQNVSTPLKESLSYLSVGVM, encoded by the coding sequence ATGATTAATCCTGTACTTTTAATAGTTATCCCTTTACTTCTAGCGTTCGTTGGGGTAATGTTTAAAAGCTTTTCGAAATCTCTTTTGTTTTTTGGTTTGGTTTTAAACACCATCTTTGCTTTTTTTGCACAAAAAGGAAGTTACGAACTTGGAGGTTGGCAACCACCATTTGGTATCAACTTGTTGGTAGATAATTATTCTTTATTCGGGATAGTATTAATTAATGTTTTGTTTCTCGTTTCTTCTCTGATTGGGATGAAGAAGATTGGAAAATATTCATTGCCTTTGTTAATTGCTTTAGCTGGACTCAATGGAATGGTGTTAACTAACGATTTATTTAACTTCTACGTTTTCTTTGAAATAGCCACCATTTCAGCTTATATAATATCAACGTTACATGGAAAGTACCATCAAACGTTTAATTATTTGGTATTAGGTTCCGTGGGATCTAGTTTATATTTACTTGGAATAATTATTGTATATGCCGTTGTTGGAAGTCTTAACATGTCTGATTTGTCCGTTCACTTTTCAGGACTTTCACAAAATATTCAACTGATAGTTTCCATTTTAATTTTTTCAGGTTTAGCGGTTGAGGCAAAACTTATACCTTTTAATAGTTGGGTTAGAGGTATTTATTCTAATGTAAACACCTTGACTGCCCCATTATTTTCTGCTGTCTATGCATCAACGATTTTTTTGGTATTTGGAAGGTTTTTTTCCAATTTAATTACCGTTAGCGGGCCTTTGTTTAATATATTTATCGCAATTACTTTCATTACCTTTATCTTTGCCGAAGCTTCTGCCACAGCTACAAAGAATATGAGAGAAATACTTACTTTCTCAAGTATTGGACAGGCAGGATTAATTACTGGACTATTTTTAATAGGTGGGGGGTACGCAGCTGTTTTACAACTAATAAATAATGCCTTTGCTAAGTTAGTGATGTTTTCTACAGCCGCGAACGTTTATGAGAATAATTCAAGTGATTCTATCGATAAAGCTGCTGGAATATTTAGAAAGTATCCTCTAGTAGGTTTTGGATTTACAGTTTCTGCTTTGTCTTTGATTGGTCTTCCTTTGTTCTACGGTTTTTATGCAAAATTCAACATTATAAACACTGCTTTTAATACCAACTGGATTATTCCATTAGTAATATTGTTGGGAAGTTTGTTGGAAGGTGTTTATTATATAAGGATGCTAGTCAAACTATGGGTACCAGGTGAAGAACACGAGGAAGCAACTGAAAAATTAACAACCAAATTTTCGATGAACAAGCTATTTGTCATAAGTGTCGTAGCGGTAGTTGTTGGGTTCTTATTCATTATGGGAGGAATCTACCCAGAATTATTTGGAGATTTTGTGCAGAACGTATCAACACCTTTGAAGGAATCCTTATCTTATTTATCAGTGGGAGTGATGTAG
- a CDS encoding cyclic 2,3-diphosphoglycerate synthase: protein MGAAGRDFHNFNVYYRDNPDYEVVCFTATQIPDIEGRLYPKELAGELYPNGIPIESEANLVNLIKENNIDEVVLSYSDLPFSYVMEKASLVLASGADFKLLGPNNSMLKSKKPIISICAVRTGSGKSQTTRRVLDILKNKGLKVVSIRHPMPYGNLVKQKVQRFATYEDLDRHECTIEEREEYEPHIDRNSVIYAGVDYEEILRQAEEENPDVILWDGGNNDFSFYKPDLSIVVVDPHRAGHEVSYFPGMTNLIMADVLVINKEETATLEGIEKARANIEKWNPNATVIDAASPLFVKNPSIIRGKRCLVIEDGPTLTHGEMTYGAGFIAAKKFGASEIIDPRPYAVGSIVNTYKKYTHLDKILPAMGYGKKQIKELEESINKSDAEVVVIGTPIDLTRIMNIKKPTVRVTYELQEIGKPNLEEVLSDFLANK, encoded by the coding sequence ATGGGAGCAGCAGGTAGAGATTTTCATAATTTCAACGTTTATTATCGCGATAATCCTGACTACGAAGTTGTTTGTTTCACAGCCACACAAATTCCTGATATCGAAGGAAGGCTTTACCCCAAAGAACTCGCTGGAGAGTTGTATCCCAATGGGATACCCATAGAATCAGAAGCAAATTTAGTCAATCTTATCAAAGAAAACAACATCGACGAAGTAGTGTTATCCTACAGCGATTTGCCCTTTTCATACGTAATGGAAAAGGCTTCTTTAGTGCTTGCGAGTGGAGCAGATTTTAAACTTCTGGGCCCGAATAATTCTATGTTGAAATCCAAAAAACCTATTATCTCGATTTGTGCCGTTAGAACCGGCTCAGGGAAAAGTCAAACAACGAGGAGAGTTTTGGATATTCTAAAAAATAAAGGTTTGAAAGTAGTTTCAATCAGACACCCAATGCCATATGGAAACCTGGTAAAGCAAAAGGTACAAAGGTTTGCCACTTACGAAGATCTAGATAGACACGAATGTACAATTGAAGAAAGAGAGGAGTATGAACCTCATATAGATAGGAACTCTGTTATCTATGCAGGTGTTGATTATGAAGAGATATTGAGACAGGCGGAAGAAGAAAATCCCGATGTTATATTATGGGATGGTGGAAACAACGATTTTTCATTCTATAAACCCGATTTATCTATCGTTGTAGTCGATCCACACAGAGCCGGTCATGAGGTATCCTATTTCCCTGGAATGACGAATCTTATTATGGCAGATGTTCTAGTTATCAATAAAGAAGAAACAGCAACATTGGAAGGCATTGAAAAAGCAAGAGCAAATATAGAAAAATGGAATCCAAACGCTACAGTTATTGATGCCGCATCTCCTTTATTCGTTAAAAATCCTTCCATCATAAGAGGGAAGAGATGCCTTGTTATTGAAGATGGGCCCACCTTAACTCACGGAGAAATGACCTATGGAGCTGGTTTCATAGCTGCCAAAAAATTTGGAGCCTCTGAAATAATTGATCCAAGGCCTTATGCAGTTGGTTCAATAGTAAATACTTACAAGAAATACACCCATCTTGATAAAATACTTCCCGCGATGGGTTATGGAAAAAAACAGATAAAAGAACTGGAAGAAAGCATAAATAAATCCGATGCCGAAGTTGTGGTTATAGGTACACCAATTGATCTAACAAGGATTATGAACATAAAAAAACCTACAGTTAGGGTAACTTACGAGTTACAAGAAATTGGTAAACCCAATTTGGAAGAAGTTTTAAGTGATTTTTTAGCCAACAAATAA
- a CDS encoding Na(+)/H(+) antiporter subunit B → MIETIGVIIGFIMILFALMAIESKKLLNSIVFLSITSLLSVVEFIIMKAPDVAITQAVIGSGLMTSLFVFTLMTMKKSGEK, encoded by the coding sequence ATGATTGAAACAATTGGTGTAATCATTGGTTTTATAATGATCCTCTTCGCTTTGATGGCTATTGAATCGAAAAAGTTGTTAAATTCCATTGTTTTTTTATCTATAACGTCTTTGCTCTCAGTTGTGGAATTCATAATCATGAAAGCTCCAGATGTTGCTATAACTCAAGCTGTTATAGGTTCTGGTTTGATGACCTCGCTTTTCGTATTTACATTGATGACTATGAAGAAGAGTGGTGAGAAATAA
- a CDS encoding sodium:proton antiporter, protein MIQYLFLVLLFVGIYGLLSSKNLIKMLISLNLLELGLNLFIISIGYVKGGNAPIITLESVSNYVDPLPQALVLTAIVIGFGTTALGLAFIRKVYFEKGSIEIDEIRGGSDD, encoded by the coding sequence ATGATTCAGTATTTATTTTTAGTGCTACTTTTTGTTGGAATCTACGGCTTACTCTCATCGAAGAATTTGATTAAGATGCTTATTTCACTGAACCTTTTAGAATTAGGTTTGAATTTATTCATTATATCTATTGGATACGTTAAAGGTGGTAACGCACCAATTATAACGCTTGAATCTGTTTCAAATTATGTTGATCCACTCCCTCAAGCGTTGGTGTTAACTGCGATTGTTATCGGTTTTGGAACTACTGCTTTAGGCTTGGCTTTTATTAGAAAAGTATACTTTGAAAAAGGGTCTATCGAAATAGACGAAATTAGAGGTGGTTCAGATGATTAA
- the mnhG gene encoding monovalent cation/H(+) antiporter subunit G — translation MKVIGDVLIIIGGIFYLLGGLGIFRMPDVFNRIQAGTKATTLGAFSLILGVGFLNPSWFLKSLILVVFMTITNPVGSSVLARASYLHGARIAKLQKDDLKGLYEKEEMSQDD, via the coding sequence ATGAAGGTGATCGGAGATGTTTTAATAATTATTGGAGGAATTTTCTATCTGTTGGGAGGTTTGGGAATATTCAGAATGCCGGATGTTTTCAATAGAATACAGGCAGGTACAAAAGCCACTACTTTAGGTGCGTTTTCTTTAATTTTAGGAGTTGGATTTTTAAACCCTTCGTGGTTTTTGAAGTCACTAATCTTAGTTGTTTTTATGACCATCACTAATCCCGTTGGGAGTTCCGTTTTAGCTCGCGCCTCCTACTTACATGGTGCAAGAATAGCAAAATTACAAAAAGATGACTTAAAAGGTTTGTATGAAAAAGAGGAGATGAGTCAAGATGATTGA
- a CDS encoding Na+/H+ antiporter subunit E — MKKFVSTFIVLLVIWLFLTSFNLSELIVGLLVSIVLAGVISGLVDYELDLSVVYKLPLFVVVYVPVFVYKMFLSNIDVARRVLTPKIPLNPGFVKIPVDLKGNVGKLTLANSITLTPGTLAIDADEENLYIHWIDIKGKNEEDYKKYVTGTFEKILRRIYK; from the coding sequence GTGAAGAAATTTGTTTCGACTTTTATTGTTCTTCTAGTAATTTGGCTGTTTTTGACTTCTTTTAACCTTTCTGAATTGATCGTAGGGTTGTTAGTTTCAATTGTTTTAGCAGGAGTCATTTCAGGTCTTGTGGATTATGAATTAGATCTTTCTGTTGTTTACAAACTACCTTTATTTGTGGTTGTATACGTACCTGTTTTTGTGTACAAAATGTTTTTATCAAATATCGATGTTGCAAGGAGGGTTTTGACACCAAAAATACCTTTAAACCCAGGTTTTGTGAAAATCCCTGTTGATTTGAAGGGAAATGTTGGCAAGTTAACTTTAGCTAATTCCATTACTTTAACCCCTGGGACACTAGCAATAGATGCCGATGAAGAAAACCTATACATTCATTGGATAGATATAAAGGGTAAAAACGAAGAAGATTACAAAAAGTACGTGACGGGGACTTTCGAAAAAATTTTGAGGAGGATATACAAATGA
- a CDS encoding monovalent cation/H+ antiporter complex subunit F, with amino-acid sequence MIEIIVFSLIGIGIFFSVLRMIIGPEVTDRIVSLDTMNVMITGIIVLLSHIFKNEIYLDIAIVYGVLSFLETVVLSRYLEAKK; translated from the coding sequence ATGATCGAAATTATCGTGTTTAGTTTGATTGGAATAGGTATATTTTTTTCTGTCTTGAGAATGATAATTGGTCCTGAAGTAACCGATAGAATCGTTTCTTTGGATACAATGAACGTTATGATCACAGGAATTATTGTTTTGCTATCACATATTTTTAAAAATGAAATTTATTTGGATATTGCAATAGTTTATGGAGTGCTATCCTTTTTGGAAACGGTTGTTCTTTCAAGATATTTGGAGGCGAAAAAATGA